The nucleotide sequence ACCTTGCCCCGAGACTCCTTGAACGCTTCTGCGAAGTTGTCCTCGAGTGCGACCGTCGCCAGTGCAAACTCGATCAACTCCGTATCCGCCTCGATGCCCGTCTGGTGCTTGGCCTGCCGGACCAAGGCCGGACTAACCCGGCCACCGATGCGGCTGCCTTTTTCACTCAAAAGGCCAGATCGTTCCGCCGCCAGCATGACCGCTTCAAATCGCGCCTTGCTCGCGATAAGCCCGCTGGTCCCCAGCTCTCGCTTAAGGGTTTTTATCAGTACCGAGCCACCCTTGGATGCAGCTCTTCTCCGTTTCGCCCGGAGGGGCGTGGGCTTGCTCGCCGATCCTTTTGCCATAAAACTTATCCGTTGTTGAACAAAAATGAAATTTGTCTAACAAAGTAGTCTTTTGCTGCTTCGACTTCAAGGCGTCTGATGGCTGTGCCGGCCTCGAGGACCAAGTCGACTATCAATAGAAGAAGTTGTTGGGCGCAGCTGCGCTGTCGATGCTGCTCGTCGGCGGTGCTGAGTTGAACTCGCGTACGGACAGGAGGAAGCCTCCGCCATTTGGTCCGGCTGGCAATCATGGGCACGCCCGATCACCTAGCCTCTTGTTTTGACGGCGTTTCGCCGCAGCGAGATCGTCCCCTATATCGCCCATGCGCTGCCGGTTAGTGAGCCGCACAAGATTGCTGGGATCGTTGTGGGGCCGGCAGCGCCGCTCGAGACCGAGCGGACGCTAAGGACCTGCTTTCCGGGCCGCTCAGGCGCGCTTTCAGGGAAATGTTCCCGCTCGGTAACTTTTGTGCTCCTTCCACCGGAACTGAGCGAAGAGTTCCCGATCGGTAACTTTACGACGAGGGAACTATGAACACGCCTCCAAAGGGCACTCCCCCTCGGGCGGAACCGAGGCTCCGGGCGAGACCGGTGTCGCACGCCAAGCTGCCGAGTTCGCTGCAGCATTCGGTCGTCTCATCCAGGAAGAACGCAAACGCCAAGGCCTCCGGCAGGACGAGCTAGCCATGGTGCGCGGGACAGGAAAGCGCTTCATCGTCGACCTCGAGGCCGGAAAAAGCACCTGTCAGCTCGGGCGCAGCCTGCACGTGGCAAACGTGCTCGGGCTGCGCATTGAGGATGTTCTCAAGGATGCCCAAGCCCGCCGCGCGAACACTTCCAAGACACCGGACATTCCCGACAGCGACGAGGAGGAGCCTCATGGACCGTCTTCCGGTCTACTTTGAGACGCGAGAGGTCGGCTGGATCACGGCCGCCGACGAAGCGTCAGCCTTCACCTATGCCGAATCCTGGCGCGGGCTGACCGGCGCCTTCCCTGTGTCGCTCACCATGCCGCTCTCGCGGGCGTCGCACGATGCCTCGGCAATTCTGCCATGGGCGGCAAATCTGCTGCCGGAGAACGCAACTCTCGGGACCGTAGGTCATATGCTCGGTAAGTCGCCGGACGATATCATCGGTCTTCCTGCCGAGATGGGCCGCGACATCGCCGGCGCGCTCTCCGTCGGACAAGCCGGCACCGGGCTGATCGCCGGCAAAGGGCGAGAGATCCCCGACAAGGCCTCGCTCGAGCGCATCCTCAATGAGCTACCCCACAGGCCCTTCCTCGTCGGCGAAGATGGCGTGTCGATGTCGCTTGCCGGTGTGCAGACGAAGCTCGCCGTCGCTCTGGATGGCGACACCCTGTACATACCGATCGACGGCGCGCCATCGACCCACATCATCAAGCCCGATGGCGAGCTCTTGCCTGGCGCCGTCCAGAACGAGGCATTCTGCCTGACGCTCGCGCGCATGATCGGAATCCCGACTCCAAAGGTGACGACCGGGACGGCAGGCGAGCGTAGCTATCTGCTGGTTGAGCGCTATGACCGCCGCCGTGACGGCAAGAGGTGGCGGCGGCTGCATCAGGAGGACTTCTGCCAAGCCTTCGGCCGGCCGCCAGCTGCCAAGCACCAGAACAACGATAGAGGCCTAAAAGGACCATCATTGGCCGACATGATCGGCCTGACCCAGCGCCACATGACAGCACAGGACACAGCCCGCTTCGTCGATCTCGCCATCTTCAATCCGATGGTGTGGAACACGGATTCCCCCGCCCTCGCTGATGCTATCGGCGCGCGGCGCCGCCATGGCGCCAGGCTACGACATCGTCTGTGCGGCGCCATATCCGAAGATCACCCGCAACATGGCGCAGAAGATCGGCGGGCAGAAACAGGCCGACCAGCTCGGACGCGATCACTGGGAGCGCGTCGCCATCGACTGCAAGCTCTCTCCAGCGCAGACGATCCGGCGCGTCTCCGAGATTGCTCAGGCCGTCACGCACCATGCAATGGCGGCCGAGGCCGAGGTCGAAGCCATGCCAGCCGGCGGCGATCCCGTCCTGGACACGGTGGTCGAGGCGGTGATTTCGCGCACACGCGGCTACCTAGAGCGCCTAAAGCAAGCGGATCCAGCGCCGGAAGACGCAGCAGCCCCAACGCCCTAGGACTAGACGCATGTCGCGGCGAAAGCCGAGCCCGCCT is from Bradyrhizobium sp. ISRA430 and encodes:
- a CDS encoding transcriptional regulator gives rise to the protein MQEERKRQGLRQDELAMVRGTGKRFIVDLEAGKSTCQLGRSLHVANVLGLRIEDVLKDAQARRANTSKTPDIPDSDEEEPHGPSSGLL
- a CDS encoding HipA domain-containing protein, yielding MDRLPVYFETREVGWITAADEASAFTYAESWRGLTGAFPVSLTMPLSRASHDASAILPWAANLLPENATLGTVGHMLGKSPDDIIGLPAEMGRDIAGALSVGQAGTGLIAGKGREIPDKASLERILNELPHRPFLVGEDGVSMSLAGVQTKLAVALDGDTLYIPIDGAPSTHIIKPDGELLPGAVQNEAFCLTLARMIGIPTPKVTTGTAGERSYLLVERYDRRRDGKRWRRLHQEDFCQAFGRPPAAKHQNNDRGLKGPSLADMIGLTQRHMTAQDTARFVDLAIFNPMVWNTDSPALADAIGARRRHGARLRHRLCGAISEDHPQHGAEDRRAETGRPARTRSLGARRHRLQALSSADDPARLRDCSGRHAPCNGGRGRGRSHASRRRSRPGHGGRGGDFAHTRLPRAPKASGSSAGRRSSPNALGLDACRGESRARLPRRLTWLHIVLKAHGTARAGVLAEIDHSGFQSRPLKLHTVVILTPTTIARTYLWTPPEWR